The DNA region CTTCCATTTCCCAGGTTTAATTTTCACGGagaggcgccaaaagcgagttgtgaagaaGGTGGTTTTCAGatttacaggctgtaatacagtgaagtggaatgcatattttaaactgtaaccccaaacctaaacatcaCAGGAGCAAAAATGTAATGTAGATTACACACTGATTACGCAAATGCGATTATTTCCTGGTCTCAACGTgggatctgaacccaggtctTCCACGCTGTTGACACAACGTGGTTCCAGTCATGCCACAGGGGAAgttaaacatgctggagccgatgcaaataTGGTTGATAGGAGATGACGCTTGTCAGTGAGTGTGTGACTAATCCTAGAGTCCTGGAActattggaaacaacatgccgacttcctgtgtgatcatatagatgatatagatgtGATAATAGAGTTTATAGCCTCTATATGTGTGATTTCTGTGTTAATTAAATTCTTGAATGCTCCATTTTTTAAAGGGGGGTTAGAGTGGGTTATACGGTTGTAGTTATAAATATATTCTTTCTGGTAAATAATGCAAGGTGTTTTTTTTCTACAAATATTTTCAACAatgaatttaatattaatttagcaAATTATGTTTTGATTACAAATTATGATACTATTGTATGATTTTAATTTATGTGTTATGCACCTATTTTGAGGGGGCACTGTTTAACCACAGATAGAATTCAGCCTAAATGTGAAATCGCTCTCTCCATTATTCCCTATATTGTGAATGCCACATAGTGCactatacactcaccggccactttattaggtacacctgtacaccttcttattcatgctgttatctaatcagccaattgtgtggcagcagtgtaatgcataaaatcatgaagaaacgggtcaggagcttcagttaatgttcacatcaaccatcagaatggggaaaaaatgtgatctcagtgatttagactgtagcatgattgttggtgccaggtgggctggtttgagtatttctgtaactgctgatctcatggaattttcacgcacaacagtgtctagagtgtaaagagaaatgtgcaaaaaacaaaaaacaattcaaataCTATAATTAACAAATATGTTTTTGGGAGTTCAAAAAGTCCATTCAAAATCCACATGGTTCAAAAATGAATTGACTAATGGGTATAGTCAAGACAGCCAAGGCCACTGACATAGGACAGTCCAGAATCACCAATCACTATCCCTCAACAGGTATCAatactatctatctgtctgtcacaaTTTCAGTactaatgatgtttgatatttctCAAAAATGTGTGAGTCCACCTTGATAATAGGTGTTTTTTACTAGTAGGATAGTGTCTGTATAGTGCAATAGTGCTGTGGGTTCTATAACTAATGGAAAAGTGCTTACTGAGAATACAACCTCATAAATCCATACAGGAAACACTGGATAGTGCCACGTTTCTGTTTTAGTGTGGATGGATGTTTCAGTTCTGCCTCACAGTCAGTGTTGCCTTCTTCAGTGTGCTGAGACTTTTCTTTGTCAATGATATACCTCTTTTCATTGACCAGGCTGCGTTGTAACATAAAACCAAGTTTGGCACTAATGAAACTGCCATCACATAGACTGAATCCTTCTGAATTTCTCTCTTGGGAATTGTAGGCCTCATTCAGAAGGAAATTCCTGTCTGGTATACCAACTATGATGGTCTGGCCTACATAGAAAAAATAGGTTTGCTCTTGTTAGTAGCCTACCGCTGCCTTCCGAAGACGTGGGGTCATGAAATGTACTGGCTTATTAGGATCTAAACTCTACAAGATGGTTAATAGATTATATCTTTCTAGTGGTTTTTGGTTCAGTTCCTCCAATTGTACAGAAACTCACCATTCACTGTCTTGGTTATTACAGAGTACACCCTCGCTACGATGGCGCATGGCGGTCTGATCAAACTGTCAGTTTTAATTACTCTGGAGTGCTCTCAGTCTGCCAAGTGTTTGTCAAAGCATGCTGAGAAGTTTGTGCTTCCCAAAGCCCTCCTGTAGAGTGGGATGAATGAAATGCTCTAATTTGTGTTTGAGATGACGGCAACTGTACTACAGATGAAATGTAGGTGAGACTATTAGTGAATGAAAGATTATAGGGTAATCATACTTCTGCATTACATGGTCCAATATTTCCCCTCGAAACCACACTCTTTAGACTCTGAAACATCCATCTGGTAAGGAATGTGAATTTAAGGACAAGACTTGCAATAATTGATGTATTTGGAGCCACCACAAAAGATTAAGTTGTAGGTAAATAGCTTTAATGGGTGATTCATCAAAACTGCAGTAAGTCTTTTCATGACAAGACAAACTGTCCACTTGTGTTCAAATGACAGATGGGTTTAACCCATCTGTCATTTGAACATAAGTGGACAGTTTGTCTTGTCACAACTGGATGGTGGGTTGTCTGAATAACTAGTTAATTTGTTGATTAAAAGatagccctgtataattaggctggatTAGGGTCATGTCCACCTGACACcattcaaacatgatttttaagcaGCTTGCCCAATACATCAAGCTCTGTGAAGTGAAGCATCAGCTTCAGCGTTACCCATTGTGTTTCCGTCAAGTGTTGTAATGTGAAGCTCAATTTAAACAGTATCAGCTTTGACAAAGCTTATCCAACTTTTGCTAAGCACATCCATCCATAcattaccgttcaaaagtttggggtcacttgcctgaaatgtttctcatgatcttaaaaatcttttgacctGAAGgcatatacttaaatgtttgaaattagttttgttgacaaaaatataattgtgccaacatattaatatatttaattacaaaacgaaaattttatttacatttttgttttttttaaatggttaacatgtaccaaataattaagaaaagcagccactaagtgcccaacacagatgggaactccttcaatactgttttaaaagcatcccagggtgatacctcaagaatttggttgagaaaatgccaaaagtacatttctgcaaagtgtggccactttgaagatgttaaaatataacacagttttgattaattttggattttgtttagtcacaacataattcccatagttccatttctattattccatagttgtgatgactttactattattctaaaatgtgaaaaaaaaataaaaaatgagtaagtgaccTTAAACTTTTGAATGATAGTGTATATCGTTAATAGGTTATCTGACAGAAATTCAGCAAATAAATAGGCTTCTTATGCCGCTCtctgtaataattttaattagTCAATCAAaggcattctgcagtcaaatatttttgtataacatACAAAAATAAGTCCTCTCCATTTATTTATGGACTGTCAGGATTTATTTTGAGATGATGACTGGCTCACTGTGGTGTATATTACCCCTTAACAAGCTACTGTTTATTGCACAAAATCCTtgcaaaaaaatgggaaaaataatgATTAAGCATCAGctaataatgggaacattgcttacagcagctgGTTTTAGGTCTGACAATAATTGTCTTGAAATTTGTTGAAGGCTGTTACAAAAGCAGTGTCATAAAGGCTGTCACAGCAGTGCCTATAGGGGATACATTTTAGCACAGTTGTTCAGATATCAATTCATCACCTTTAAAGCACCACTGCTGAAACAATCTTAATAAATTACAAAACCTTACTAATTGACTAGTCAGACGTTGGACCATCCTTACCCATCCGAGTAGACCCAATTGGTAAATAGAGATGTTATACGGTACTTAAATGTGCTTCAGTCaaattcattaataataataatgtcactgTAATCTTGatacactgtttttgtttttacagggAGATTGCAGATGGATAACATATTTCAAAGTCTCCTTCCCTTTGACCCTAGTCCTTACCCAGCTTCTGTCCTTTTTCATGTATTAAATTCCCTACCAAACATGTTTCTAACATGCCACACACTATTTCATCATCCATATCCTTTGGAATGCTTTACATGTTTATGCCCTCTGAGTTCAAATGATCTTTTCTGAAAGATACTTGGTGTGACAACCTGTGAATCTGCTTTCATTCTTGTCTATGATTAGATCTTTCATTGTGTTTTATGTCTGTCCCTAATTAATTTCTGCCTTCTCCCTTTGTAGCCTTTTCCTCACTTAAGTCCCTCGTGTGGTGTCACTGGGCCATGGTTCGCAAAAAAGGATCTCTTATCTTGTGTGGAGCTTTTCTGTTTGTTGCCTGGAACGCCTTGCTCCTCCTCTTCTTATGGGGCAGGCCCCCCATTGGCCGATTTGGTGAGGGAGGCGGGGCTGAACCAGGGGCCGGCGAGGAATGGGGAGCTGGAAAAGCAAAAGTGGGCGGAGCTAATGGATTGGCCGGCGAAGTGATCCGATTGGCTGAAGAAGTCGAATCGGAATTAGAGACTCAGAAAAAGCTTCTCAAGCAGATACAGAGTCACAGGGAACTATGGGAAGAGCGGAAGGAATTGGGAAAGAGGGAGTCGGAAAACAAAAAGAATATTGAGGAACCTAAGAAACCTCAACAGTTTCAACAAGTACCTCTAAGTCATACAGTTGTAGAAGATACAAAAACTATTGCAAAAAATACTCAGACTCTTACGGTTGCACAGCCTCATCTGGTAACAAAGGAGGAGAAGCTGGACCAAAACAAGCAAATGGCGAAAAATGAAGTTGGCCTTACTAAACCTAGCCCTCAAATCATTATCCCAATTCTTGTCATTGCCTGTGACAGAGTGACAGTGAAGAGGAGTTTGGATAAATTGATACAGTACCGTCCTTCTGCTGAGCTTAACCCAATCATTGTCAGCCAGGACTGTGGTCATGCAGATACGGCAAGGGTGATTGACTCCTATGGCAGTCAGATAACCCACATTAGCCAACCAGATCTTGCAGACATTCCAGTGCGGCCTGATCACAGGAAGTTCCAGGGTTACTACAAGATCGCCAGACACTACCGTTGGGCCCTGAACCAAGTGTTCAATGTCTTTGCTTACTCTACAGTGGTCATTGTGGAGGATGACTTGGAGGTAAGATCTTGATTACATGAATACATGCATTTTGATGTATGACTGATGCACTATaaggccaaaagtatgtggacacccccttctaattaatgagtTTGTTTACTccattaattccagtgaagacaaatcaTAATGCTGTTCCATACAATGACATCCTAGGGCATTGTGTGTTTCTgactttgtggcaacagtttggggaaaACCATTTTCTATTACAGCATGGCCCTGCCCATGTGCACAAAGCTagatccataaagaaatggtttactgagtctgatgtggaagaacttgactggcctgcacaaagcccagacctgaaccctattgAACTTCTTTGGGGTAAATTGTAACGGTAACATTGAGCCAGGCCCCATAGACCAACATCATTCCCTGaactcactgatgctcttgtgtctgaatgggagcaaatctaATATGTTACTACATGCAGTATAGTGAAAAGCCTttgcagaagagtggaagctgttattgcaGCAAAGGGTGAATTGATCCCTacagttttgaaattaaatgatcATCATGCACATATGGTGTcccacaaacatttggccacaTAGTCTACTCATTGCTGTCATATATCCGTAAGAGTCTATACTTGGTCCAGCTGTTGAACATTACAGATTAACAAAATCCATATAGTCAGTGTGCAGTATCTGAAATCAAGACACCTTTTTCCTCGCTATGATTCATGCATAAGAATTTTGAGAAGAGCTTAACTCTCGCTCAGAGGGAATAttttcatttgcacatttctgtactCATTCCTTTTGAAAGTTTCACAGGTGAACTGATTACCAAGTCTTATATGCACCCAAAAGCATTAATAGGACAGCAGTGAAGCTCCGGTTCTTGCATTTATCATGAGTTCTCTAAAGAAAGGATCAAGGTCCTTGTTTAACTTTGCTTTTTAGCCTAGCTTGCTTTTTTGGTTTACTCTTTCCTGGGTCCCGCTAAGGCTTTGATGGCTGCAACGGGGTGCTTTAATGGTTAACTAAAGCTGAatcatactttacacaagtatgtAAATGTTGATGCAAATACTAGGCCAACACACTGCAATTGTACAGTCCCATTGAACATACATGCACTCAAGGGGcctgatagagttaccttcaaaagtctttgCCTGCTCCTTTAAACCAGATGTGTTGTTATTCAGGTTGCTAGCTATAAACATTTTGACTAACTTGCTTAGCCAGATTCTTTGCAAATTTTGCTTTCCCATTAGAGCAGGtgtcctgaaagagaaaactctaGTTGTGTCCCAAAAGATgaactatacactatgcactcagccatctagtgtatgaattttcaaagtgcagTATCGTCTCAAATGGAACCATTCCAATCAATTGGAAtcacaagtaattttttaaaaGATGGAAGCATTTGCCATActtcagctgacggaagtgacgtttcaaaggCATGCGACATGTTGCCACTAGCTTAAATGCATTAGCTAAACTCTGTCCAACATTTATAGCTCAAATGACATGCAGTACATATTTACACAGTGTGGGTTGATAATAAAGCATTCAACCTACATTTTCAAGGAGCTGTCTTCACAGACGTTTTGCTAGTTGCCACActcaccattaattacaattgtatTGTTAGCCAGCATTGTGTCCAAGTAACCCCACCCCTTCTGCCACATGTAttctctgagcactttattaggaacactatggtcctaataaagtgcccaacatggtcttctgctgttgtagtttgacatgttgtgcattctgagatgctattctgcttactacaattgtacagaggggttatctgagttaccgtagcctttctgtcagcttgaaccagtctggccattctctgttgacctctcacattTCCAGGGAATtgtgtggcgccatgcgaggatcggacgtgtgaacggcgagctctgcacactttgctagttttattactatttgtgtcataaaccggtgagattcaatacacacTGACTCTTAATTGTTCTAtgaagacagtatgtcaaagaattcaaaaccctcaggctctggagatattaaaagacacttacattttcaagctgataccccagataGGGCCGCAggccagggactcagtttggcggtgcggcgggagagattcagtgtcaactgtcgagcatgtcagcaatgctggtgaaggtcgttgcagacttggaggatcttgctgtaatacgtcaatcgattatggccatagagacgaaattcactgagttggttacgaGAATTGGGGacatcgagaaatggatcgattatctggagtcatcggagagtgaattagctgctaacccgctagcgatcATGGTGGATTTgcaacgcgtttgggaaaaactagaggatttggagaatcctaatcgacgaaacaacgtccaaatggttggaattcctgagcatgaggaaggccgagatatggtaaaattcctagatgggctctttccgagtctgctcgacataacaggccataagctggaaatcgagcgagctcacaaggTTCCGGTTCGGAGATCTgctaagggagacaggccccgagcaattttggccaaatttctgagatcatctgataaagatctcgtgttacgtgaggcgaggagtaaaggaaagctttcttggaagaaccacagcattttcttgttcccagactttgcgaattcaacaaaaGAGAAACGGAGAGTTCCGTTACATCAATGGAAGtttgcttttgctctgatgtttccagccaaactgagaatagatactaaggatgactGTAGAggatttacatgcccacagcaagcattgtccttcataaagacaatggagtgagtaagccatttggtgattttcttgttgctgcctagtgggcctgactcactgaacatacacttgactgtccgaggaagctgggcgcctttgtttcttttttgtgctggttccgcctagcagctggagtttgttttgtgtaatatcatttcttcgggacagcttgtggatgaatctgcacgtttttgtgcttatgcctcctgtggcctggagtttgttttgtgtaatatctcttgcaggacattggtgtgattgggtcttttgttgCGCTCATGTATCGGCAGAATGggccggcttactgaacattagtttgactgcccgaagatcTGAACAGCCCTCTTTTATTTttggtgctggttctgctagcggctggagcttgttctgtggaagaacacaccttcgggacagttatgtggatgaatctacaagtttttttgtgtttactccacttattggctggagtttgttttatagactattttttgctgtgtaattctgtctcacaaaatgtgtatagaggcaccggacttgagcaatctgatggcaaagttgtcacagggactCTTGTAGGCATACGTGgcctgtttgagtttagagggatggacgctggttggcgcttttgtgcgtggggttaatgtgcatgtttttcttttttctgtttgtttggttcggggggatgtttggggtttgattgttacactaatattggaatgtggtttttataatcttgttatagacacacaatctattttttc from Myxocyprinus asiaticus isolate MX2 ecotype Aquarium Trade chromosome 30, UBuf_Myxa_2, whole genome shotgun sequence includes:
- the LOC127420974 gene encoding alpha-1,3-mannosyl-glycoprotein 2-beta-N-acetylglucosaminyltransferase-like isoform X1, which translates into the protein MKAFSSLKSLVWCHWAMVRKKGSLILCGAFLFVAWNALLLLFLWGRPPIGRFGEGGGAEPGAGEEWGAGKAKVGGANGLAGEVIRLAEEVESELETQKKLLKQIQSHRELWEERKELGKRESENKKNIEEPKKPQQFQQVPLSHTVVEDTKTIAKNTQTLTVAQPHLVTKEEKLDQNKQMAKNEVGLTKPSPQIIIPILVIACDRVTVKRSLDKLIQYRPSAELNPIIVSQDCGHADTARVIDSYGSQITHISQPDLADIPVRPDHRKFQGYYKIARHYRWALNQVFNVFAYSTVVIVEDDLEVAPDFFEYFHALYPILHSDPTLWCISAWNDNGREVLVDPGKAKLLYRTDFFPGLGWMLLKEVWAELEPKWPKAFWDDWMRHPEQRKDRSCIRPEISRTITFGRKGVSLGQFFDQYLRYIKLNTEFVPFTKIDLSYLVREKYDENFEKEVYSAPLVKVEELQHGGSLKGSGPFRVQYSSRDSFKVLARNLGVMDDLKSGVPRAGYRGVVSFISRGRRIFLAPPEGWTKYDTSWS
- the LOC127420974 gene encoding alpha-1,3-mannosyl-glycoprotein 2-beta-N-acetylglucosaminyltransferase-like isoform X2, which produces MVRKKGSLILCGAFLFVAWNALLLLFLWGRPPIGRFGEGGGAEPGAGEEWGAGKAKVGGANGLAGEVIRLAEEVESELETQKKLLKQIQSHRELWEERKELGKRESENKKNIEEPKKPQQFQQVPLSHTVVEDTKTIAKNTQTLTVAQPHLVTKEEKLDQNKQMAKNEVGLTKPSPQIIIPILVIACDRVTVKRSLDKLIQYRPSAELNPIIVSQDCGHADTARVIDSYGSQITHISQPDLADIPVRPDHRKFQGYYKIARHYRWALNQVFNVFAYSTVVIVEDDLEVAPDFFEYFHALYPILHSDPTLWCISAWNDNGREVLVDPGKAKLLYRTDFFPGLGWMLLKEVWAELEPKWPKAFWDDWMRHPEQRKDRSCIRPEISRTITFGRKGVSLGQFFDQYLRYIKLNTEFVPFTKIDLSYLVREKYDENFEKEVYSAPLVKVEELQHGGSLKGSGPFRVQYSSRDSFKVLARNLGVMDDLKSGVPRAGYRGVVSFISRGRRIFLAPPEGWTKYDTSWS